A region from the Flavobacterium enshiense genome encodes:
- the creD gene encoding cell envelope integrity protein CreD, which produces MENQNINQNKGSFLGSFLQSTTIKMIMVGVLTLVLLIPLAFVNDLIHERSERKKEVVNEVNQLWGKDVFFYGPTLKVPYKSYTETAVVDSKTNQTSIERKTSVEYAYFFPDNLSNISDIKKNTSLKRGIYSNVVYTADMKFDGYFGNLNFEKLDLTNEDLEWNKASLVVKTTNLKSIKSDLAVKLNQQNFNFESKESDDNFYGMLETGTFDYKTLAPNGKLDFSFAMKYNGSNSVKFIPIGKTTQISLNSDWDSPSFEGMFAANDATKSISKKGFHADWKILDVNRSFSQQYITKIPNLNEYSFGVKLIETVDEYQQNDRASKYGFLVIGLTFLVYFLIQLINKINIHIFQYTMLGLALIMFYTLLIAITEHSSFSLAYLIASVAVIGMIVLYSITFLKTKKFPLFIGMALSGIYTFIYVIIQLENYALLVGSIGLFIILGLVMYFSRKIDWNNSNNQ; this is translated from the coding sequence ATGGAAAATCAAAACATCAATCAGAACAAAGGATCATTCCTTGGATCATTCCTTCAGTCAACAACCATCAAAATGATAATGGTCGGAGTGCTGACATTGGTTTTACTGATTCCGCTCGCATTTGTAAATGACTTGATCCACGAACGATCAGAAAGAAAAAAAGAAGTAGTTAATGAAGTCAACCAGTTATGGGGAAAAGACGTATTTTTTTATGGACCGACACTAAAAGTTCCCTACAAAAGTTACACTGAAACTGCCGTAGTTGATTCTAAGACGAATCAAACCAGCATTGAAAGAAAAACCAGCGTAGAATATGCTTATTTCTTCCCGGATAATCTCAGCAATATTTCGGATATCAAAAAGAACACTTCATTAAAAAGAGGTATTTACAGCAATGTGGTCTATACGGCCGATATGAAATTTGACGGATACTTCGGCAATCTGAATTTTGAAAAACTGGATTTAACAAACGAGGATTTAGAATGGAACAAGGCTTCATTGGTAGTCAAAACAACTAATCTGAAAAGCATTAAAAGTGATTTGGCTGTTAAACTCAATCAACAGAATTTCAACTTTGAATCAAAAGAGTCCGATGATAATTTTTACGGCATGCTTGAAACAGGAACTTTCGACTATAAAACATTGGCACCAAACGGAAAACTGGATTTCAGTTTTGCGATGAAATACAACGGAAGCAACAGTGTAAAATTCATCCCGATTGGAAAAACGACGCAGATCAGTCTGAATTCGGACTGGGACTCTCCAAGTTTTGAAGGCATGTTTGCAGCAAACGATGCAACCAAATCCATCAGCAAAAAAGGGTTCCATGCCGACTGGAAAATACTGGATGTAAATCGTTCATTTTCGCAACAATACATAACAAAAATCCCGAATCTGAATGAATATTCCTTTGGCGTAAAACTAATTGAAACAGTCGACGAATATCAACAGAACGACCGTGCTTCAAAATATGGATTCCTGGTAATCGGACTTACCTTCTTAGTTTACTTTTTAATTCAGCTGATCAACAAAATAAACATTCATATTTTTCAGTACACCATGTTAGGTCTGGCGCTTATCATGTTTTATACACTACTGATAGCTATAACTGAGCATTCAAGTTTCTCTCTGGCCTATCTGATTGCATCGGTCGCTGTAATCGGGATGATTGTTTTATACTCCATTACCTTTCTGAAAACCAAAAAGTTCCCATTGTTTATCGGAATGGCGCTGAGTGGTATTTATACCTTCATCTATGTGATTATACAATTAGAGAATTATGCGCTGCTTGTTGGAAGCATCGGACTGTTTATCATTTTAGGTCTGGTAATGTACTTCTCGAGAAAAATTGACTGGAACAACTCCAATAATCAATAG